Within the Chromobacterium paludis genome, the region ATTTCTCGAAGCGGATATTGCCCCACCAGGAGATGGATACCTTGCGCCGCAGCAGTTCCTCGGCCAGCGCCTTCAGCATTTTGGGCGGCGCGGCCTCATCGACGAAGTGGAAGCCGGTCTGGCCGGTTTCGGCGATGATGGCTTCGATGCGGTCCACCAGCAGCTCGGCCGACGCCGTCTCGTAGCGCGAGATGTAGTCCAGCGTCACGTCGCAGAAGCTGCATTTCTTCCAGTAACAGCCGTGGGCGATGGTCAGCTTGTTCCAGCGGCCATCGCTCCATAGCCGGTGCATCGGGTTGAGCATGTCCAGCAAGGACAGGTAGCGGTCTATCGGCAGGCCGTCCCAGGTGGGGGTGCCGGATTCGGAGAACGGCACGTCGGCTTCCTGCATATTGACGTAGCGCACCGCGCCGTCCTGACGCAAGAAGGTGCGCGAAAGCCGGCTGACGCCGCGCTTGCCTTCGAGGTGCTCCATCAGCGCCAACAGCGGCTTTTCGCCATCGTCCAGCGTGACATAGTCGAAGTAATCGAACACCCGCGGCTCGGCCAGTTCGCGCAGCTCGGTGTTGACGTAGCCGCCGCCCAGGCAGATTTTGATGTCCGGCCAATGGCGCTTGATGGTCTGGGCGATGCGGAAGGCCGCGTACACCGCGCCCGGAAACGGTACCGAGACCAGCACCAGCTGCGGCTGGTGCTGGTCCATGGCCGCTAGCGTCAGCGCGGCCAGGGTGTCGTCCACCCAGTTGGGCGCGGCGGCCAGGGCCTTGGCCAGCGGATCGAAGGTGGGCTGGGACAGCGCCAGGGATTCCGCATAGCGGACAAACTCGAAGCGAGGGTCCACCGCTTCGCGCAGCACGTCGGCGATATCGTTCAGATACAGCGTCGCCAGGTGGCGGGCGCGGTCCTGGGTGCCCAGCGCGCCGAAGGCCCAGGCCAGCGGGTCGCCGCCGTCCGGATCGTCCGGGTCCACATAGACGTCCAGCGCGGCGAAGCGCGGCCCTTCCGGCAGGTAGTTGCGGCCGGCGATGCGGTAGGACAGCGTGGCGTCGCGGCCCTGCAGGAAGCCGATCACCGCGTCTATGGTCGCGGCGTAGCGATCATAAGAGATGTCGAACTGCATCATGCAGTCCGTGCGCTGGCGCATGGGGATGCGCTGCACATGCTCGCGCAGCGTGGCCATGCCCTCCCTGGAGAACAGCTTCAACACCAGCGCCAGCGCCAGATCCTCCTGGAACGCGGCCACCCCGCGCGAGCGCAGGAAGCCGGTGAGGTAAGCGGTGGACGGGTAGGGCGTGTTCAGCTGCGTCATCGGCGGGATGAGCGACAGCACGCGCAGGGAAGAAACAGACATGGGGCGTGAAATCCGGCTGTGGTTCAAAAAGCATAGCCGGGCATGAGCCCGGCTGCGCGTGATTGTCCCACAGCGCGGGAATCGAGACTAGCCGCCCTTGGCGCTGAACTGCTCGAAGGCTTCCAGGGCGTTGGCGGAATACATCAGCGACGGGCCGCCGCCCATGTAGACGGCCATGGCCAGTGTTTCCTCCACTTCCGCCTTGGTGGCGCCCAACTTGACCAGGGCCTGGGCGTGGAAACCCAGGCAGCCGTCGCAGCGCGCGGCCACGCCCAGCGCCAGCGCGATCAATTCCTTGGTTTTCTTGTCCAGCGCGCCATCGCGGGTAGCGGCGCGGGCCAGGTCGTTGAAGCCCTGCATCACCTCCGGCACATCGGCGCGCAAGGTGGCCAGGTGCTTGGAGATGGCGTGGGTCAGTTCCGGGTAGTTGACGTTTTGGCTCATGGTTTGGGCTCCGTTTGGGATGAGGATGACGGCGCGCGGCAGCTGGACCAGCCAAACGGCAGATAGGCCGGGCAGAAGCGGAACAGGCCGGTGGCCAGCGGCACCAAGCCCAGCCAGCCCCAGGCGCCGATGACGCCGGATACGGCGCCGACGATCAAGGCTACGCCGACGACAACGCGCAGCACCCGGTCCCAACCTCCCACATTGCTTTTCATATCAGCCTCCTGTTGCGATGCGCCATCGAATGGATATGTTGATTTATATAATATCAATTGATATATTGAAGTCAAGTTTTGTCGAATACATGGAAGTCCTGCATGAGCACCATCACCCTTTCCGACATGCGCGCCGCCGCCGGCCAGGCCAGCGGCCTAATGCGCGCGCTGTCCAATGAAGACCGCCTGCTGTTGCTGTGCCAGCTGAGCCAAGGCGAAAAATCGGTGAGCGAACTGGAAGAGACCGTCGGCATCCGCCAACCCACGCTGTCGCAACAGCTGGGCGTCTTGCGCAACGAGGGGCTGGTGGCCACTCGCCGCGACGGCAAACGCATCATTTACTCCGTGGCGGACCCCAAGGCCCTGGCCGTGCTGTCCACGCTTTATCAGCTGTATTGCCCCAAGGAATAGACATGATCCTGGACTGGAGCCATTTCACCCCATGGAGCGCGCTGGCTGGCGGCGCGCTGATCGGCCTGGCCGCCGCCTGGCTGGTCTTGTTGAACGGCCGCGTGGCCGGCATCAGCGGCATCGTCGGCCATCTGCTCGCTCCCGGCGGCGACAAGGACTGGCGGCTGGCCTTCGTCGCCGGCCTGGTCTTGTCGCCCTGGCTATACCGGCTGTTCGCCGCGCCGCCGGCCATCGCGCTGGACCACAGACCGGGGCTGTTGATCGCCGCCGGCTTGCTGGTGGGCTTGGGCAGCCGGCTGGGGTCCGGCTGCACCAGCGGCCACGGCGTATGCGGGCTGGCCCGGTTGTCGCCGCGCTCGCTGGCCGCCACGCTGACCTTCATGGCCGCCGGCTTCGCCACGGTCTGGTTGGTTCGTCATATTTGGGGATAAGCCTATGAAACGCATCGCAAGCGCCGGCCTGGCCGGCTTGATCTTCGGCCTGGGGCTGATCGTGGCTGGCATGGCCAATCCGGCCAAGGTGCTGGGCTTTCTGGATATCGGCGGCCATTGGGACCCGTCGCTGGCCCTGGTGATGGCGGGCGCCATCGCCGTGGCGCTGCCGGCCTTCGCCTGGGCTAAGCGCCGCCAATGCTCGCTGCTGGGCGAAGCCATGCAATTGCCCACCGCGCGCCGCGCGGATCGCCGCCTGCTGATAGGCAGCCTGATTTTCGGCATGGGCTGGGGCCTGGCCGGCATCTGCCCCGGACCGGCGCTGGTGCTGGCCGGCAGCGGCCTTTCCGACGGCTTGCTGTTCCTGGCGGCCATGCTGACCGGCATGGCGCTGTTCCGCGCCTGGGGCGCGCGCGGCTGACGCGGCGGCGATGGGCGGCTATACCTTCATCATCGCCCGCCCGGAGCCGCGCATGAAAGCCCATCTCTTTGCCCTACTCCTTGCCGTCTCATCGTCGGCGCTGGCCGCGCCGCCCAAGCTCGCGCTGCAGCTTTGCGCCGCTTGCCACGGCCGGGACGGCAATGGTCCGCCATCGGCGCCCCGGCTGGCCGGCCAGCAGGCCGACTATATCGCGCAACAGCTGGATTGGATGCGGCTGGGCCAGCGCGAGGACGGCGGCGCGCACAAGTTGGTCTGGGATACGTTGAAGAGCGACGCCGACATCCAGGCCATCGCCCATTACTTCGCCGCGCAGTCCCCCGCGCCGCATCCGGCCAAACCGGCTGATCCCGCCCTGCTGGCCGCCGGGCGCAAGCTGTACACCGAGGGCAATCTGGCCGTGGGCGCGCCGCCCTGCTTCACCTGCCACGGCGAGCAGGGCGAAGGCGGCAGCGCCGCGCCGCGGCTGGCCGGCCAACATGCCGGCTACCTGGCGGAACGCATGAAGGTATCGGACCAGCCGCAGCCGCCGGCACGCATGGAGATGCAGGAAATCTTGAAGACGCTGAGTCCGGACGACATCAAGGCGCTGCTGGCCTATCTGGCCACGCTGTAGGCGGGAAAAAAAGAAAAGGCCACCCAAACGGCGGCCCCAAGTTTCGGAGAAAAACGGGCTCCGGCCCGGCGGGCCGAAACATGCGGACCCTGCGGTCCGCCGTTTTCCGGAGGTGATTCTAACGTCGACTATCGCCGGCCGCAATCCTCAATCGCCCAGCGCGGCCAATAGCTCGGCCTGCTGTTCCGCGATCAGCGCGTCGGTCAGCTCCTGCAGGTCGCCGTCCATCACGTAATCGAGCTTGTACAGCGTCAGATTGATGCGGTGGTCGGTGATGCGGCCCTGCGGGTAGTTATAGGTGCGGATGCGCTCGGAGCGGTCGCCGGAGCCGATCAGGCTCTTGCGCTCGGCCGCTTCCTTCTGGTTTTTCTCGCGCAGCTGGATGTCGTAGATGCGCGCCGCCAGCACCTGCATGGCGCTGGCCTTGTTGGCGTGCTGCGAGCGGCCGTCCTGACACTCCGCCACAATCCCGGTAGGCAAGTGGGTGATGCGCACCGCGGAATCGGTCTTGTTGATGTGCTGGCCGCCTGCGCCGGACGCGCGGAAGGTATCGATGCGCAGATCGGCCGGGTTCAGCACCACTTCGGCAATCTCATCCGCCTCCGCCATCACCGCCACCGTGCAGGCGGATGTATGGATGCGGCCCTGGGTCTCGGTGGCCGGCACCCGCTGCACGCGGTGGCCGCCGGATTCGAACTTCAGCCGCGAATACACGCCCTGGCCCACCAAGCGGACGATCACTTCCTTGTAGCCGCCCAGGTCTGACTCGCTGGCGGAGACGATCTCCACTTGCCAGCGGTTGCGCTCGGCGTAGCGCGTGTACATGCGCAGCAGGTCCGCCGCGAACAGCGCCGCCTCGTCGCCGCCGGTGCCGGCGCGGATTTCCAGGAAGATGTTCTTGTCGTCGTTGGGGTCCTTGGGCAGCAGCAGCTTTTGCAGCGCTATGTCCAGCGCCGCCAGCTTGTCCTTGCCCTCGAGGATTTCCGCCTGGGCGAACTCCTTCATTTCCGGATCGGCCAGCATCTCTTCGGCGGCGGCGATGTCGCCCTCGCACTGCCGGTAGGCGGCGAAGGTTTCCACCACCGGCGTCAGCTCGGCGTGTTCGCGGGTCAGTTTCTTGAAGGCCTCCATGTCCTGGGTGGCCGTTTCGCTGGCCAGCAGGTGGGTCACCTCTTCCAGACGGTCGGCCAGCTGGGCAAGCCTGGCCGCGATAGACGCTTTCATTACGACTCCGGGTGTAAACGGTAAAGCCGCGCGATGGTTTGCACCTGCGCGTCATGCTCCGCGCCGCTGCCCGAGGACAAGGCCTGGGTGGGCGGGTGCATCAGTTTGTTGGTCAGCTGGACGGACAGGGCCTCCAGCACTTTTTCCGGCGCGTCGCCGCGCGCCAGTTGTTTCAGCGCGCCTTCCAGCGCGTGGCGGCGGGTACGGTCGGCCTCGTCGCGCAAGGCGCGGATCAGCGGCACCGTCTCTCGCTTCTTCAGCCAATCGGCAAACTCCGCGACGCGGCTCTGGATGATGGTTTCGGCCTCGGCCGCCGCCTGCTGCCGCGCCTCCTTGCCCACCTCCACGATGCCGGCGATGTCGTCCACGCTGAACAGGAACACGTCGTCCAGCTTGTCCACTTCCAGCTCGATGTCGCGCGGCACGGCCAGGTCCAGCATGAACATGGGGCGATGGCGGCGCGCCTTGATCGCCCGCTCCACCATGCCCTTGCCGATGATGGGCAGTTGGCTGGCGGTGGACGTCACCACCACGTCGTAGCGCGCCAGGGCCTCCGGTAGCTCCGCCAAGGTGATGGCGTTGCCGCCGAACTGCTCGGCCAGCCGCTGGCCGCGCTCCAGCGTGCGGTTGGCCACGGTCAGACAGGACGGGTTGCGCGCGGCGAAGTGCGTCGCCACCAGCTCTATCATCTCGCCCGCGCCGACGAACAAGACGTTCAACTCGGCGATGGACGGAAATATCTGCTCGGCCAGCTTGACCGCCGCCGCCGACATTGACACCGAACTTGCGCCCACTGCGGTGTTGGAGCGCACCTCCTTGGCCACCGCGAAGGTGCGCTGGAACAGGCCGTTCAGCAGCGTGCCCAAGGTGCCGGCGTTTTCGGCGCTGCGCACCGCGTCCTTCAGCTGGCCCAGGATCTGGGTCTCGCCCAGCACCATGGAATCCAGCCCGGACGCCACGCGGAAGGCGTGGCGCGCCGCCTGAGTCGCTTCCAACTGGTAGAGATAGGGCTCCAGCTCGGCGCGGTTCATGCCGTGGAACTGGCACAGCCAGTCCAGCGCCGCATGCGGGTCCGGACTCAGGCAGTAGATCTCGGTGCGGTTGCAAGTGGAGACGATGGCCGCCTCGCGCGCGGCCTGCGAGGCCACCAGACTGTCCAGCGCGCGCGGCAGGGCATCGGCCGGAAAGGCCAGCTTCTCCCGTATCGCCAGGGGCGCGGTGTGGTGGTTGAGTCCGAGGGCAAGCAGATGCATGGGCTAACGAAGGCCGCAGACGAAAACAGGACATTCTAGCCTAACTGCTTCGCGCCGTCCCGCGGCAGCCGCCAGTCATAGGGCTAAGTGCGGGGAGGACGGTGGCGGAGCAGGGGTTTTATGACAAGAATGTTGCATAGTCGACA harbors:
- a CDS encoding B12-binding domain-containing radical SAM protein; amino-acid sequence: MSVSSLRVLSLIPPMTQLNTPYPSTAYLTGFLRSRGVAAFQEDLALALVLKLFSREGMATLREHVQRIPMRQRTDCMMQFDISYDRYAATIDAVIGFLQGRDATLSYRIAGRNYLPEGPRFAALDVYVDPDDPDGGDPLAWAFGALGTQDRARHLATLYLNDIADVLREAVDPRFEFVRYAESLALSQPTFDPLAKALAAAPNWVDDTLAALTLAAMDQHQPQLVLVSVPFPGAVYAAFRIAQTIKRHWPDIKICLGGGYVNTELRELAEPRVFDYFDYVTLDDGEKPLLALMEHLEGKRGVSRLSRTFLRQDGAVRYVNMQEADVPFSESGTPTWDGLPIDRYLSLLDMLNPMHRLWSDGRWNKLTIAHGCYWKKCSFCDVTLDYISRYETASAELLVDRIEAIIAETGQTGFHFVDEAAPPKMLKALAEELLRRKVSISWWGNIRFEKSFTPELAQLLAESGCIAISGGLEVASDRLLKLMKKGVSVEQVARVTHGFAEAGVLVHAYLMYGFPTQTVQDTVDALEYVRQLFDAGCIQSGFFHRFACTVHSPVGQNPEEYGVQLVPLPPGNFAKNDVGFIDPTGTDHELMGRGLNKALYNFMHGIGLDGDVRGWFDIRVPKPKVPRQFIERALYQ
- a CDS encoding carboxymuconolactone decarboxylase family protein, with the protein product MSQNVNYPELTHAISKHLATLRADVPEVMQGFNDLARAATRDGALDKKTKELIALALGVAARCDGCLGFHAQALVKLGATKAEVEETLAMAVYMGGGPSLMYSANALEAFEQFSAKGG
- a CDS encoding YgaP family membrane protein yields the protein MKSNVGGWDRVLRVVVGVALIVGAVSGVIGAWGWLGLVPLATGLFRFCPAYLPFGWSSCRAPSSSSQTEPKP
- a CDS encoding ArsR/SmtB family transcription factor, with the protein product MSTITLSDMRAAAGQASGLMRALSNEDRLLLLCQLSQGEKSVSELEETVGIRQPTLSQQLGVLRNEGLVATRRDGKRIIYSVADPKALAVLSTLYQLYCPKE
- a CDS encoding YeeE/YedE family protein codes for the protein MILDWSHFTPWSALAGGALIGLAAAWLVLLNGRVAGISGIVGHLLAPGGDKDWRLAFVAGLVLSPWLYRLFAAPPAIALDHRPGLLIAAGLLVGLGSRLGSGCTSGHGVCGLARLSPRSLAATLTFMAAGFATVWLVRHIWG
- a CDS encoding DUF6691 family protein, with protein sequence MKRIASAGLAGLIFGLGLIVAGMANPAKVLGFLDIGGHWDPSLALVMAGAIAVALPAFAWAKRRQCSLLGEAMQLPTARRADRRLLIGSLIFGMGWGLAGICPGPALVLAGSGLSDGLLFLAAMLTGMALFRAWGARG
- a CDS encoding c-type cytochrome encodes the protein MKAHLFALLLAVSSSALAAPPKLALQLCAACHGRDGNGPPSAPRLAGQQADYIAQQLDWMRLGQREDGGAHKLVWDTLKSDADIQAIAHYFAAQSPAPHPAKPADPALLAAGRKLYTEGNLAVGAPPCFTCHGEQGEGGSAAPRLAGQHAGYLAERMKVSDQPQPPARMEMQEILKTLSPDDIKALLAYLATL
- the prfA gene encoding peptide chain release factor 1 translates to MKASIAARLAQLADRLEEVTHLLASETATQDMEAFKKLTREHAELTPVVETFAAYRQCEGDIAAAEEMLADPEMKEFAQAEILEGKDKLAALDIALQKLLLPKDPNDDKNIFLEIRAGTGGDEAALFAADLLRMYTRYAERNRWQVEIVSASESDLGGYKEVIVRLVGQGVYSRLKFESGGHRVQRVPATETQGRIHTSACTVAVMAEADEIAEVVLNPADLRIDTFRASGAGGQHINKTDSAVRITHLPTGIVAECQDGRSQHANKASAMQVLAARIYDIQLREKNQKEAAERKSLIGSGDRSERIRTYNYPQGRITDHRINLTLYKLDYVMDGDLQELTDALIAEQQAELLAALGD
- the hemA gene encoding glutamyl-tRNA reductase gives rise to the protein MHLLALGLNHHTAPLAIREKLAFPADALPRALDSLVASQAAREAAIVSTCNRTEIYCLSPDPHAALDWLCQFHGMNRAELEPYLYQLEATQAARHAFRVASGLDSMVLGETQILGQLKDAVRSAENAGTLGTLLNGLFQRTFAVAKEVRSNTAVGASSVSMSAAAVKLAEQIFPSIAELNVLFVGAGEMIELVATHFAARNPSCLTVANRTLERGQRLAEQFGGNAITLAELPEALARYDVVVTSTASQLPIIGKGMVERAIKARRHRPMFMLDLAVPRDIELEVDKLDDVFLFSVDDIAGIVEVGKEARQQAAAEAETIIQSRVAEFADWLKKRETVPLIRALRDEADRTRRHALEGALKQLARGDAPEKVLEALSVQLTNKLMHPPTQALSSGSGAEHDAQVQTIARLYRLHPES